The Agromyces hippuratus genome has a window encoding:
- the pth gene encoding aminoacyl-tRNA hydrolase: MPQNTWLVVGLGNPGAQYAGNRHNVGQMVADELAERIGAPFKSHKTPSRVAEGFLRPGGPKLVIAKPNSYMNTSGGPVAALLKFYSLGPEQLIVVHDELDLPFDTVRLKQGGGHGGHNGLRDIQKATDAAPFLRVRVGIGRPPGRQDPADFVLKDFSGAERQNLPNLLSDAADAVEAVASDGLVAAQQRFHAPS; encoded by the coding sequence ATGCCCCAGAACACCTGGCTGGTGGTCGGCCTCGGCAACCCCGGCGCCCAGTACGCCGGCAATCGCCACAACGTCGGCCAGATGGTCGCCGACGAGCTCGCCGAGCGCATCGGCGCGCCCTTCAAGAGCCACAAGACGCCGTCGCGCGTGGCCGAGGGCTTCCTGCGCCCCGGCGGCCCGAAGCTCGTGATCGCCAAGCCCAACAGCTACATGAACACCTCGGGCGGGCCGGTCGCGGCGCTCCTGAAGTTCTACTCGCTGGGCCCCGAGCAGCTCATCGTCGTGCACGACGAGCTCGACCTGCCGTTCGACACCGTTCGGTTGAAGCAGGGCGGCGGCCACGGCGGGCACAACGGGCTCCGCGACATCCAGAAGGCGACGGATGCCGCGCCGTTCCTGCGGGTGCGCGTGGGCATCGGTCGCCCGCCCGGGCGCCAGGACCCGGCCGATTTCGTGCTCAAGGACTTCTCGGGCGCCGAGCGCCAGAACCTGCCGAACCTGCTGTCGGATGCCGCCGACGCCGTCGAGGCGGTCGCGAGCGACGGTCTCGTTGCGGCGCAGCAGAGGTTCCACGCGCCGAGCTGA
- a CDS encoding VOC family protein yields MLHHVQLACPPGREAELRDFYVGVLGFGELEKPRVLAGRGGCWFRGHGIELHLGVDPDFRPATKAHPGLLVTDLDGWAGRLRGAGYPVRFDDDFPGMRRFYSEDCHGNRLEFLEPIG; encoded by the coding sequence ATGCTGCATCACGTCCAACTCGCATGTCCCCCGGGCCGCGAGGCCGAGCTGCGCGACTTCTACGTCGGAGTGCTCGGGTTCGGCGAGCTCGAGAAGCCCCGGGTGCTCGCCGGTCGGGGCGGGTGCTGGTTCCGCGGCCACGGCATCGAGCTGCACCTGGGCGTCGACCCCGACTTCCGCCCGGCGACGAAGGCCCATCCCGGGCTCCTCGTCACCGACCTCGACGGCTGGGCCGGCCGGCTCCGCGGCGCGGGGTACCCCGTGCGGTTCGACGACGACTTCCCGGGGATGCGCCGCTTCTACAGCGAGGACTGCCACGGCAACCGGCTCGAGTTCCTCGAACCGATCGGCTGA
- a CDS encoding MarR family winged helix-turn-helix transcriptional regulator, whose translation MTDADEVDRIVDDWERERPDLDFAPLQVLSRVARLAKHLDRARRQAFARSELESSEFDVLSALRRAGAPYRLSPKQLLQQTLVSSGTMTNRIDRLVERGLVTRQTDPNDGRGILVEMSGAGLTRVDAAITRLVDAEAELLRSLPAAEQKRLAGLLRKLSLGFD comes from the coding sequence ATGACCGATGCTGACGAGGTCGACCGGATCGTCGACGACTGGGAACGCGAGCGCCCCGACCTCGATTTCGCACCCCTGCAGGTGCTCTCGCGCGTCGCGCGCCTCGCGAAGCACCTGGATCGTGCGCGGCGGCAGGCCTTCGCCCGGTCGGAGCTGGAGTCGTCGGAGTTCGACGTGCTCTCCGCCCTCCGCCGCGCAGGCGCGCCCTACCGGCTCTCGCCCAAGCAACTGCTGCAGCAGACGCTCGTCTCGAGCGGCACCATGACCAACCGCATCGACCGGCTCGTCGAACGCGGACTCGTGACGCGCCAGACCGACCCGAACGACGGCCGCGGCATCCTCGTCGAGATGAGCGGCGCCGGGCTCACCCGGGTCGATGCGGCGATCACGCGACTCGTCGACGCCGAGGCCGAGCTGCTGCGCAGCCTCCCGGCCGCGGAGCAGAAGCGGCTCGCCGGGCTGCTGCGGAAGCTGAGCCTCGGCTTCGACTGA
- a CDS encoding IS481 family transposase translates to MSHGSARLTVHGRRLIIQRHQAGWPQAHIAAAMGVSRKCVKTWIDRHTAEGDAGLATRSSRPHTMPTRTSDEIEQQVLAARASERCGPDVLGPMVGVPARTVSRILRRHNVPYLRECDPITGEVIRSSKQTAVRYERDRPGELVHMDVKKLGRIPDGGGWRAHGRASGSIQRDRNTKVGFDYVHSLVDDHSRLAYSEVLTDEKGSTCAAFLERAIVYFAASGITRIERLITDNAWAYRYSLREVCATHGIRQKFIKPHCPWQNGKVERLNRTLATEWAYRQAFTSNAERAAALAPWIEHYNTERRHSALGGHPPISRLLPT, encoded by the coding sequence GTGTCCCACGGTAGTGCGCGGTTGACCGTTCACGGTCGCCGACTGATCATCCAACGCCACCAAGCCGGTTGGCCCCAAGCCCATATCGCCGCCGCGATGGGGGTCTCCCGCAAGTGCGTGAAGACCTGGATCGACCGCCATACCGCCGAAGGCGATGCCGGACTCGCGACGCGGTCCTCACGGCCTCACACGATGCCCACGAGGACCAGCGACGAGATCGAACAGCAGGTCCTCGCTGCACGGGCCAGCGAGCGATGCGGCCCCGACGTCCTCGGCCCGATGGTCGGGGTGCCCGCACGGACGGTGTCTCGGATCCTGCGCCGCCACAACGTGCCCTACCTGCGTGAGTGCGACCCGATCACCGGCGAGGTGATCCGTTCATCAAAGCAGACCGCCGTACGTTACGAACGCGACCGGCCGGGCGAGCTGGTGCACATGGATGTGAAGAAGCTCGGCCGGATCCCTGACGGTGGCGGCTGGCGGGCCCACGGCCGAGCCAGTGGGTCGATCCAACGCGACCGCAACACCAAGGTCGGCTTCGACTACGTCCACTCCCTCGTCGATGACCATTCCCGGCTGGCCTACAGCGAGGTCCTCACCGACGAGAAGGGGTCGACATGCGCTGCGTTCCTCGAGCGTGCGATCGTCTACTTCGCGGCCAGCGGCATCACCCGCATCGAGCGGTTGATCACCGACAACGCGTGGGCCTACAGGTACTCGCTCCGCGAGGTCTGTGCGACCCACGGAATCCGGCAGAAGTTCATCAAGCCCCACTGCCCCTGGCAGAACGGCAAAGTTGAGCGACTGAACCGGACCCTGGCGACCGAGTGGGCCTACCGGCAGGCCTTCACAAGCAACGCAGAACGCGCCGCGGCACTTGCGCCGTGGATCGAGCACTACAACACTGAACGACGCCACAGCGCGCTCGGAGGCCACCCGCCAATCAGCCGCCTGCTACCAACCTGA
- the glmU gene encoding bifunctional UDP-N-acetylglucosamine diphosphorylase/glucosamine-1-phosphate N-acetyltransferase GlmU — translation MTDQKLAIIVLAAGQGTRMKSVVPKLLHPLAGAPIVAHVLATARALDAVHIVAVVRHERDLVATVVERELPGTIIVDQDDIPGTGRAVEQAIAALPADFDGEVLVLNGDVPLLNADTLAAFLEQHRADAAEASVLSALYEDPTGYGRVVRDPAGRFDRIVEQKDASDDERAIAEINAGIYAFGAAALRDQLANLTTDNAQGEKYLTDVIGLLRAAGSEVEAVPVSQPWLVAGINDRAQLSETAARLNALIVRGWQLAGVTVEDPATTWIDLAVRIEPDVTIRPGTQLKGATLIATGAIVGPDTTLVDCEIGENAEVKRTDATLAVVGAGAAVGPFSFLRPGTVLGADGKIGAFVETKNANIGEGSKVPHLSYIGDTTIGEHSNVGAGSITANYDGVNKHRTEIGSHVRTGSHGVFVAPVRIGDGVYTGAGTVVRKDVPAGALAVNVAPQRNIEGWVQTHRAGSAAAEAAAAAETTGPAAD, via the coding sequence ATGACCGACCAGAAGCTCGCCATCATCGTCCTCGCCGCAGGCCAGGGCACGCGCATGAAGTCGGTGGTGCCCAAGCTGCTGCACCCGCTCGCCGGTGCGCCGATCGTCGCACACGTGCTCGCCACCGCGCGGGCGCTCGACGCCGTGCACATCGTCGCCGTCGTGCGGCACGAGCGCGACCTCGTCGCCACGGTGGTCGAACGCGAGCTGCCGGGCACGATCATCGTCGATCAAGACGACATCCCGGGCACCGGCCGTGCGGTCGAGCAGGCGATCGCCGCCCTCCCCGCCGACTTCGACGGCGAGGTGCTCGTGCTGAACGGCGACGTGCCGCTGCTGAACGCCGATACGCTCGCGGCCTTCCTCGAGCAGCACCGGGCGGATGCCGCCGAGGCATCCGTGCTCTCGGCCCTCTACGAGGACCCCACCGGCTACGGCCGCGTCGTGCGCGACCCGGCCGGACGCTTCGACCGAATCGTCGAGCAGAAGGACGCGAGCGACGACGAGCGCGCCATCGCCGAGATCAACGCGGGCATCTACGCGTTCGGTGCGGCGGCGCTGCGCGACCAGCTCGCGAACCTCACGACCGACAACGCGCAGGGCGAGAAGTACCTCACCGACGTGATCGGCCTGCTTCGCGCCGCCGGCTCCGAGGTCGAGGCCGTACCGGTGTCCCAGCCCTGGCTCGTCGCCGGCATCAACGACCGCGCGCAGCTCTCCGAGACCGCGGCCCGCCTGAACGCGCTCATCGTGCGCGGCTGGCAGCTCGCCGGCGTCACGGTCGAAGACCCCGCGACGACCTGGATCGACCTCGCCGTGCGCATCGAGCCCGACGTCACGATCCGCCCCGGCACGCAGCTGAAGGGGGCGACGCTCATCGCCACCGGCGCGATCGTCGGCCCCGACACGACACTCGTCGACTGCGAGATCGGCGAGAACGCCGAGGTCAAGCGCACCGACGCCACTCTGGCGGTCGTCGGCGCCGGGGCCGCCGTCGGGCCCTTCTCGTTCCTGCGACCCGGCACCGTGCTCGGTGCCGACGGCAAGATCGGCGCCTTCGTCGAGACGAAGAACGCGAACATCGGCGAGGGCAGCAAGGTGCCCCACCTCAGCTACATCGGCGACACCACGATCGGCGAGCACTCGAACGTCGGCGCCGGCTCGATCACCGCGAACTACGACGGCGTGAACAAGCACCGCACCGAGATCGGCTCGCACGTGCGCACCGGCTCGCACGGCGTCTTCGTCGCGCCCGTTAGGATTGGTGACGGCGTCTACACGGGCGCCGGCACGGTCGTCCGCAAAGACGTTCCCGCCGGCGCACTCGCCGTGAACGTGGCGCCGCAACGCAATATCGAGGGATGGGTCCAGACGCATCGAGCCGGCTCCGCGGCTGCTGAGGCAGCCGCCGCCGCCGAGACGACGGGCCCCGCTGCCGACTGA
- a CDS encoding 50S ribosomal protein L25/general stress protein Ctc: MDEDNKVVADTRESFGKGAARKLRATGKIPAVVYGHGTEPRHIALPAHQIGLILRKANAVLDLQIEGKSQLALVKDVQKDPVHQVIEHLDLIVIKKGEKVQVEVPVHVEGETAPGTIADVDQHTLSLEVEATHIPETVVVSVEGLEEGTQIHAGAVTLPKGATLLTDPEALVINVHTPQKVDLGEEAAEAAAEGEATEEAAEAAAEEAAE, translated from the coding sequence ATGGACGAAGACAACAAGGTCGTCGCAGACACCCGCGAGTCGTTCGGCAAGGGCGCTGCCCGCAAGCTGCGCGCCACCGGCAAGATCCCCGCCGTCGTGTACGGCCACGGCACCGAGCCGCGCCACATCGCGCTGCCCGCGCACCAGATCGGCCTGATCCTGCGCAAGGCCAACGCCGTGCTCGACCTGCAGATCGAGGGCAAGAGCCAGCTCGCCCTCGTCAAGGACGTGCAGAAGGACCCGGTGCACCAGGTCATCGAGCACCTCGACCTCATCGTCATCAAGAAGGGCGAGAAGGTCCAGGTCGAGGTTCCCGTGCACGTCGAGGGCGAGACCGCCCCCGGCACGATCGCCGATGTCGACCAGCACACGCTGTCGCTCGAGGTCGAGGCCACGCACATCCCCGAGACCGTCGTCGTGAGCGTCGAGGGCCTCGAAGAGGGCACCCAGATCCACGCGGGCGCCGTCACCCTGCCCAAGGGCGCGACGCTGCTGACCGACCCCGAGGCGCTCGTCATCAACGTGCACACGCCGCAGAAGGTCGACCTCGGCGAGGAGGCCGCAGAGGCCGCAGCCGAGGGCGAAGCGACCGAGGAAGCAGCCGAAGCCGCTGCCGAAGAGGCCGCCGAGTAG
- a CDS encoding DUF202 domain-containing protein, with protein MAAYSVPATGDPGLQPERTALAWSRTALALAVNALLSMRAGFVTGQPVLVAVGALLFAASGAAVAIGTVRRRQLVGNRLVITPPRGALVGVAAATMLAAIGGIASIFAEGAA; from the coding sequence ATGGCCGCGTACAGCGTTCCCGCGACGGGTGACCCCGGGCTCCAGCCCGAGCGCACCGCGCTCGCGTGGAGTCGCACGGCGCTCGCCCTCGCGGTCAACGCGCTGCTCTCGATGCGCGCGGGGTTCGTGACCGGGCAGCCGGTGCTCGTCGCCGTCGGGGCACTGCTGTTCGCGGCATCCGGTGCCGCCGTCGCGATCGGCACGGTGCGACGCCGCCAGCTGGTCGGGAACCGGCTCGTGATCACTCCCCCGCGCGGCGCGCTCGTGGGCGTCGCGGCCGCGACGATGCTCGCGGCCATCGGCGGCATCGCCTCGATCTTCGCGGAGGGTGCCGCGTGA
- a CDS encoding ribose-phosphate diphosphokinase — translation MSGIETTGSKRLVLVSGRAHPSLANEIAAELGADLVPTDARTFANGEIYARYDESVRGCDAFVIQSHTSPINEWLMEQLIMIDALKRASAKRITVVAPFYPYARQDKKGRGREPISARLVADLFKAAGADRIMSIDLHAAQIQGFFDGPVDHLFAMPVLLEEFKNSLDPSTLTVVSPDMGRVRVADIWSDKLGVPLAIIHKRRDPLVPNQVSVHEIVGAVEGRVCLLVDDLIDTGRTIVKAAEALKAAGATGVVVAATHAVFSDPATEILQSDVIDRVVVTDTLPIPEEKRWDRLTVLHIAPLLARAIHEVFEDGSVTSMFDGAA, via the coding sequence ATGTCGGGAATCGAGACCACCGGTTCGAAACGCCTCGTACTCGTGTCGGGGCGGGCGCACCCGTCGCTGGCCAACGAGATCGCCGCCGAACTCGGCGCCGACCTCGTGCCGACCGACGCGCGCACCTTCGCCAACGGCGAGATCTACGCCCGGTACGACGAGAGCGTGCGCGGGTGCGACGCGTTCGTGATCCAGTCGCACACCTCGCCGATCAACGAGTGGCTCATGGAGCAGCTCATCATGATCGATGCGCTGAAGCGCGCCTCGGCCAAGCGCATCACCGTGGTCGCGCCGTTCTACCCCTACGCACGTCAAGACAAGAAGGGCCGCGGCCGCGAGCCGATCTCGGCTCGCCTCGTCGCCGACCTCTTCAAGGCCGCCGGCGCCGACCGCATCATGTCGATCGACCTGCACGCCGCGCAGATCCAGGGCTTCTTCGACGGCCCTGTCGACCACCTGTTCGCGATGCCCGTGCTGCTCGAGGAGTTCAAGAACTCGCTCGACCCCTCGACGCTCACCGTCGTCTCGCCCGACATGGGCCGCGTGCGCGTCGCCGACATCTGGAGCGACAAGCTCGGCGTGCCGCTCGCCATCATCCACAAGCGCCGCGACCCCCTCGTGCCGAACCAGGTCTCGGTGCACGAGATCGTCGGAGCCGTCGAAGGTCGCGTCTGCCTGCTCGTCGACGACCTCATCGACACCGGCCGCACGATCGTGAAGGCCGCAGAAGCGCTGAAGGCGGCCGGCGCCACCGGCGTCGTCGTCGCTGCGACGCACGCGGTGTTCTCCGACCCGGCCACCGAGATCCTCCAGTCCGACGTCATCGACCGCGTCGTCGTCACCGACACGCTCCCGATCCCCGAAGAGAAGCGCTGGGACCGCCTGACGGTGCTGCACATCGCACCGCTGCTCGCCCGGGCCATCCACGAGGTCTTCGAAGACGGCTCGGTCACGAGCATGTTCGACGGCGCGGCGTAG
- a CDS encoding long-chain-fatty-acid--CoA ligase, with protein sequence MVAITTPRPWLSSYAAGVPTDLPAETGSLADLIRTSVETYPDNVALEFFGRTTSYSELGEQIERAAEGLRLLGVQKGDPVALVLPNCPQHIVAFYAVLRLGAIVVEHNPLYTPRELRHQFEDHGARVVIAWNNVVETIQAFPPDVAVQTIISVDVTRAMPFTMRAMLRLPVAKARESRAALTTAVRGTTPWEKIVDAAPIDGHIIGPEVSDVAVIQYTSGTTGSPKGATLTHGNLGANAAQARAWVPEIERGTSVVYAVLPMFHAYGLTLCLTFAMSMGARLVLFPKFDPDLVLKVVKRHPPTFLPAVPPIYDRLTKAAVAEGVSLDGIRIAISGAMPLSAAVVEPWEAETGGYLVEGYGLSECSPVLMANPVAPNRKAGTVGLPLPSTEVRVVDPESPGTDVATGAEGELIVRGPQVFSGYWMKPEETEAVFVPATDGGADWYRTGDIVAIDDEGFVRIVDRIKELIITGGFNVAPSEVEEALRAHPDIEEAAVVGLPDEHSGEQVVAVVVLRDGATLDEAALRDFARDGLTPYKVPKRVVQADELPKSLIGKVLRREVRNGLLNG encoded by the coding sequence ATCGTGGCGATCACGACGCCTCGCCCCTGGCTCTCGAGCTACGCCGCGGGGGTGCCGACCGATCTCCCGGCCGAGACGGGCTCGCTCGCCGACCTGATCCGCACGTCGGTCGAGACCTACCCCGACAACGTCGCGCTCGAGTTCTTCGGCCGCACCACGAGCTACTCCGAGCTCGGCGAGCAGATCGAGCGCGCGGCCGAGGGGCTGCGGCTGCTCGGCGTGCAGAAGGGCGACCCGGTCGCACTCGTGCTGCCGAACTGCCCCCAGCACATCGTCGCGTTCTACGCGGTGCTGCGGCTCGGCGCCATCGTGGTCGAGCACAACCCGCTCTACACCCCGCGCGAGCTCCGGCACCAGTTCGAAGACCACGGCGCACGCGTCGTCATCGCCTGGAACAACGTTGTCGAGACGATTCAGGCGTTCCCGCCGGATGTCGCGGTGCAGACGATCATCTCGGTCGACGTGACCCGGGCGATGCCCTTCACGATGCGGGCGATGCTGCGCCTGCCGGTCGCGAAGGCCCGCGAGTCCCGCGCCGCCCTCACCACGGCCGTGCGCGGCACGACGCCGTGGGAGAAGATCGTCGACGCCGCGCCGATCGACGGGCACATCATCGGCCCCGAGGTCTCCGACGTCGCGGTCATCCAGTACACGAGCGGCACGACCGGCAGCCCGAAGGGCGCGACGCTCACGCACGGCAACCTCGGCGCGAACGCGGCGCAGGCGCGCGCGTGGGTGCCCGAGATCGAACGCGGCACCTCGGTCGTCTACGCGGTGCTGCCAATGTTCCACGCATACGGGCTCACGCTCTGCCTCACGTTCGCGATGAGCATGGGCGCCCGTCTCGTGCTCTTCCCGAAGTTCGATCCCGATCTCGTGCTGAAGGTCGTGAAGCGGCATCCGCCGACGTTCCTGCCCGCCGTGCCGCCGATCTACGACCGGCTCACCAAGGCGGCGGTCGCCGAGGGCGTCTCGCTCGACGGCATCCGCATCGCGATCTCGGGCGCCATGCCGCTCTCGGCCGCGGTCGTCGAGCCGTGGGAGGCCGAGACCGGCGGGTACCTCGTCGAGGGCTACGGCCTCTCGGAGTGCTCGCCCGTGCTCATGGCGAACCCGGTCGCACCGAACCGCAAGGCCGGCACGGTCGGCCTGCCGCTGCCCTCGACCGAGGTGCGCGTCGTCGACCCCGAGTCGCCCGGCACCGACGTGGCGACGGGCGCAGAGGGCGAACTCATCGTGCGCGGCCCGCAGGTGTTCTCGGGCTACTGGATGAAGCCCGAGGAGACCGAGGCCGTCTTCGTGCCCGCGACCGACGGCGGCGCCGACTGGTACCGCACCGGAGACATCGTCGCGATCGACGACGAGGGCTTCGTGCGCATCGTCGACCGCATCAAGGAGCTCATCATCACGGGCGGCTTCAACGTCGCGCCGAGCGAGGTCGAGGAGGCGCTGCGCGCCCACCCCGACATCGAGGAGGCCGCGGTCGTCGGCCTGCCCGACGAGCACTCGGGCGAGCAGGTGGTCGCGGTGGTGGTGCTGCGCGACGGAGCGACCCTCGACGAGGCGGCGCTGCGCGACTTCGCCCGCGACGGTCTCACGCCGTACAAGGTGCCGAAGCGGGTCGTGCAGGCCGATGAGCTCCCGAAGTCGCTCATCGGCAAGGTGCTGCGCCGCGAGGTGCGCAACGGCCTGCTGAACGGCTGA
- the gndA gene encoding NADP-dependent phosphogluconate dehydrogenase, producing MPASASANIGVVGLAVMGSNLARNLASREGNTVAVFNRSPERTRTLTTEHPEAGFVASESYDDFVASLAKPRTAIIMVQAGKGTDAVISELVARFEPGDIIVDGGNANFHDTIRREGEIAPTGIHFVGTGISGGEEGALNGPSIMPGGSAESYETLGPILASIAAVAEGEPCVTHVGTDGAGHFVKMVHNGIEYADMQLIAEAYDLIRQGTGKSPAEIADIFAEWNTGELESYLIEITAEVLRQTDAATGLPLVDVILDEAGAKGTGAWTVQNALDLGVPTSGIAEAVFARSLSSKRAQREAASDLPGPAEAWTVADGDADAFIEDVRLALYASKIIAYSQGFDEIIAGAEQYGWDVKKGDIAKIWRAGCIIRARFLNRIADAYADDPALVALVVAPYFRDAVAGAQESWRRVVAIAAQSGIPTPAFSSSLAYYDGLRAQRLPAALIQGQRDFFGAHTYKRVDKPGVFHTLWSGDRSEIETTPSSH from the coding sequence GTGCCCGCATCAGCATCAGCAAACATCGGCGTCGTCGGACTCGCGGTCATGGGGTCGAACCTCGCGCGCAATCTCGCGAGCCGTGAGGGAAACACCGTCGCGGTGTTCAACCGCTCCCCCGAGCGCACCCGCACGCTGACGACCGAGCACCCCGAGGCCGGATTCGTCGCCTCCGAGAGCTACGACGACTTCGTCGCCTCCCTCGCCAAGCCCCGCACGGCGATCATCATGGTGCAGGCGGGCAAGGGCACCGACGCGGTCATCTCCGAGCTCGTCGCCCGCTTCGAGCCGGGCGACATCATCGTCGACGGCGGCAACGCGAACTTCCACGACACGATCCGCCGCGAGGGCGAGATCGCCCCCACCGGCATCCACTTCGTCGGCACCGGCATCTCGGGCGGCGAGGAGGGCGCGCTCAACGGCCCCTCGATCATGCCCGGCGGCTCCGCCGAGTCCTACGAGACCCTCGGCCCGATCCTCGCGTCGATCGCGGCGGTCGCCGAGGGCGAGCCGTGCGTCACCCACGTCGGCACCGACGGCGCGGGCCACTTCGTCAAGATGGTGCACAACGGCATCGAGTACGCCGACATGCAGCTCATCGCCGAGGCCTACGACCTCATCCGCCAGGGCACGGGCAAGTCCCCCGCCGAGATCGCAGACATCTTCGCCGAGTGGAACACGGGCGAGCTCGAGAGCTACCTCATCGAGATCACCGCAGAGGTGCTGCGCCAGACGGATGCCGCGACCGGCCTGCCGCTCGTCGACGTCATCCTCGACGAGGCGGGCGCCAAGGGCACCGGCGCATGGACCGTGCAGAACGCCCTCGACCTCGGCGTGCCGACCTCGGGCATCGCCGAGGCGGTCTTCGCCCGCAGCCTCTCCTCGAAGCGCGCGCAGCGCGAAGCGGCTTCCGACCTGCCCGGCCCGGCCGAGGCGTGGACGGTCGCCGACGGCGATGCCGACGCATTCATCGAAGACGTGCGCCTCGCGCTCTACGCGTCGAAGATCATCGCCTACTCGCAGGGCTTCGACGAGATCATCGCCGGCGCCGAGCAGTACGGCTGGGATGTGAAGAAGGGCGACATCGCGAAGATCTGGCGCGCCGGATGCATCATCCGCGCCCGCTTCCTGAACCGCATCGCCGACGCCTACGCCGACGACCCCGCCCTCGTCGCGCTCGTCGTCGCCCCGTACTTCCGCGACGCCGTCGCGGGTGCGCAGGAGTCGTGGCGCCGGGTGGTCGCGATCGCGGCGCAGTCCGGCATCCCGACGCCCGCGTTCTCGTCGTCGCTCGCGTACTACGACGGCCTGCGCGCACAACGCCTGCCGGCTGCGCTCATCCAGGGCCAGCGCGACTTCTTCGGCGCGCACACCTACAAGCGCGTCGACAAGCCCGGCGTCTTCCACACGCTCTGGTCGGGCGACCGCTCCGAGATCGAGACCACGCCCTCCTCGCACTGA
- a CDS encoding YidH family protein, translating to MRDPKWRDEGEEPDYRFTLANERTFLAWIRTALALLAGGVLLHQFATELDPRLVVTLLSTGLGVVAAVLSVVSYTRWRANEIAIRNGRPLPFSWVLPALAAVCLMTSAVLVVLLLVA from the coding sequence ATGCGCGACCCGAAATGGCGTGACGAGGGCGAGGAACCCGACTACCGGTTCACTCTCGCCAACGAACGCACCTTCCTCGCGTGGATCCGCACGGCGCTCGCGCTGCTCGCGGGCGGCGTGCTGCTGCACCAGTTCGCGACGGAGCTCGATCCGCGCCTCGTCGTGACGCTGCTCTCGACGGGCCTCGGCGTCGTCGCCGCGGTGCTCAGCGTCGTGTCGTACACGCGGTGGCGCGCCAATGAGATCGCCATCCGCAATGGCCGTCCGCTCCCGTTCAGCTGGGTGCTGCCCGCGCTCGCTGCGGTCTGCCTCATGACGAGCGCCGTGCTCGTGGTGCTGCTCCTCGTGGCCTGA
- a CDS encoding methionine ABC transporter permease, with protein sequence MDRLFELGSEFWVAAAETLYMAALTLLIGGLGGLLLGTVLYTTRPGSLLSNRAVFNIVNVVINFFRPIPFIIFIAAVQPLSRLVIGTGIGNDALIFALSIAASFAIARIVEQNLLTVSPGAIEAARAMGAGPLRILRTVVIPEALGPLILGYTFVLVAIVDMTAMAGFIGGGGLGNFALVYGYRQFEPAITWAAVIIIVVFVQCAQFFGNWLARKVMRR encoded by the coding sequence ATGGATCGCCTGTTCGAACTCGGCTCCGAGTTCTGGGTCGCCGCGGCCGAGACCTTGTACATGGCGGCGCTCACCCTCCTCATCGGCGGGCTCGGCGGACTGCTGCTCGGCACGGTGCTCTACACGACTCGACCAGGGAGCCTGCTCTCGAATCGTGCGGTGTTCAACATCGTGAACGTCGTCATCAACTTCTTCCGGCCGATCCCGTTCATCATCTTCATCGCCGCCGTGCAACCGCTCTCGCGGCTCGTGATCGGCACGGGCATCGGCAACGACGCGCTCATCTTCGCGCTCTCGATCGCCGCGTCGTTCGCGATCGCCCGGATCGTCGAGCAGAACCTGCTCACGGTGTCACCCGGCGCGATCGAGGCGGCGCGCGCGATGGGAGCCGGTCCACTCCGAATCCTCCGCACCGTCGTCATCCCCGAGGCGCTCGGCCCGCTCATCCTCGGCTACACCTTCGTGCTCGTCGCGATCGTCGACATGACGGCGATGGCCGGCTTCATCGGCGGCGGCGGCCTCGGCAATTTCGCACTCGTCTACGGGTATCGCCAGTTCGAGCCGGCGATCACCTGGGCCGCGGTCATCATCATCGTCGTGTTCGTGCAGTGCGCGCAGTTCTTCGGCAACTGGCTCGCGCGAAAGGTCATGCGGCGCTAG